A window of Deinococcus sp. YIM 134068 genomic DNA:
GGACGTGGAGATTTAGGGGAAGCGGTCAGGCGCTGGAAAGGGACGGGGAGGTGTCGGTCTATGTTCGGGGGAGGCCCGGCCCGCTCACCCCCTCCCGGCCTCCCCCCTCAAGGGGGAGGGGCAAAAGAGAGGGGTCCACGTTTTCCTGTAGTCATTCAACTCCTGCCCACCAGCAACCCGGTTCCCCACTCCTCTGCTGGCGACTAGCGACTGGTGACTGGCGACCCCTCCCCCCTGGAGCGCACTCGTGAACCAAGCCTACGTGGACGCGAGCTGGCACGAACTCCCTGACGGTCAGGGCGTGGGCGGCTGGGGGCTGGTGCTGCTCGTGCCAGGGGGATTACCCACGAGCTATCAGGGGCAACTTAGCGCCCCGGACAACAACGCCGCCGAGGTGCGCGCCGTGCTGGAGGCCGTGCGGCATGCCCCGGCGGGCGAGGGGCTGCGGGTCTACACCGACAACGAGGCGGTCATCGCGTCGGTGGGGCGGGGGCGGGGGCCGCACATGCTCGCCGACCTCGCCCGCGAGGTGCAAGACGAGGCGGGCGCGCGGGACGTGGCGCTGCGGGTGAACTACGCGCCCCGCACCCGGCGGCACATGCTCGCCGCCCACGCCCTCGCCAACGACGCCCGCCGGGGCCTGACCACCCCCGCCCTCGCCGGGGCACATGCCGACGTTCTCATCGAGCAGCGGCCCGCCGTCCCCGAGGCCCGCGTGAGCCTGCGCCGCCCCGGTGAGCGGGTCACGGCCCACATCCACCTCGACCCCCTCTCCGCCGTGCCGCCGAGCGCCCAGGCCCTCCTCGCCGCCGTCACCCTCGCCCGCCCCGGTGAGCTGCTCCTCGTCCGGCGCGCGAGCAAGGTCGCCCAGGCCCTGTGGCAGCGGCCCGAGCGTGCCCTGCTCCCCCTCGCCCACGCCACGTTGCGGGAGGCGCGGCAGGCGGCGGACGGGCTGGGAGTACAGGTGGAGTTCAGGGGGTAGGAGGAAAGGCTGCTTCAGCCCTCACACTTCCGTCGTCTCCCCCGGTTGCAAGACGCGCACGTCCACCCCGCGCGCCTGCCCCTCACGGGCGAAGACCTGCGGGTCGCCTTTCAGCGGCGGGAAGGTCCCGTAATGCATGGGCACGGCGACGCGGGGGCGCAGCAGCTCCAGCGTGCGGGCGGCCTCCTGGGGTCCCATCGTGTAGTGGTCGCCGATGGGGAGAAGCGCCACGTCCAGCCCCCGGTCGCCGATGAGGCGCATGTCGGAGAAGAGGCAGGTGTCGCCCGCGTGGTAGACGCGCACGCCGCCCATCTCCACGACGAGGCCGGTGGGCATCCCGCCGTAGGTGCCGTCGGGGAAGGAGGACGAGTGCCACGCGGGCGTGAGGGTCACGCTCCCCCACTCGCCGCGCACGGTGCCGCCGATGTTCGCGCCGATGGCGTTCGTCGCGCCGTTTCGCCCCGCGTAGTTGCCGATCTCCGCCGTGCCGATCACGGGCACGCCCACCCGCCCGAAGTCCAGCGTATTTCCCCAGTGGTCGCCGTGCGCGTGGGTGAGGAGGACGGCGCTCACGTTCCACCCCAGCGCCTCCCCCAGCGTGACGGGCGAGACGGGGTTGCCCTCGATGAAGGGGTCGATCAGGACGCGGTGCTCGCCGCTGTCCAGCAGGAAGGCGCTTTGGCCGAGGAACCGGAGCTGAAGGGGCATGCCCCACGCTAAGGGGTCGGGCCGCGCGCTGAGCGCCCCCGCCGTTTGGAGTTCGCTGAATCTCGGGCCGGATGGGGGACCTCCACCAGCAATAGACCCCTCCGGCCCGCCCTGCGAGGGAACTTCATACATCGGCCCGTATAGTGAAGAGGTGCCGCACGGTCGCCCACACGGCGGAAGGGAGCGCCGGGTCTGCTGTCCTCTCTGGAGTCGCTGAGCCTCCGGGACCTCCTGGATGTGCTGCTGGTGGCCTTTCTGATCTACCAGGGCTACCTGCTCGTGGTGGGCACCCGCGCCGTGAACGTGGTGCGCGGCATCCTCGTCTTCGCGGGCGTGTGGGTGCTGTCCGAGGTGCTGGGCCTGACCACCCTGAGCTACCTGCTGGGGCGGGCGGGAACGGTGGGCCTCTTCGCGCTCGTGGTGCTGTTCCAGCCGGAGCTGCGCGCGGCGCTGGAGCGGGTGGGCCGTCCGCGCGGGCGGGACATCG
This region includes:
- a CDS encoding ribonuclease H family protein; this encodes MNQAYVDASWHELPDGQGVGGWGLVLLVPGGLPTSYQGQLSAPDNNAAEVRAVLEAVRHAPAGEGLRVYTDNEAVIASVGRGRGPHMLADLAREVQDEAGARDVALRVNYAPRTRRHMLAAHALANDARRGLTTPALAGAHADVLIEQRPAVPEARVSLRRPGERVTAHIHLDPLSAVPPSAQALLAAVTLARPGELLLVRRASKVAQALWQRPERALLPLAHATLREARQAADGLGVQVEFRG
- a CDS encoding metal-dependent hydrolase; this encodes MPLQLRFLGQSAFLLDSGEHRVLIDPFIEGNPVSPVTLGEALGWNVSAVLLTHAHGDHWGNTLDFGRVGVPVIGTAEIGNYAGRNGATNAIGANIGGTVRGEWGSVTLTPAWHSSSFPDGTYGGMPTGLVVEMGGVRVYHAGDTCLFSDMRLIGDRGLDVALLPIGDHYTMGPQEAARTLELLRPRVAVPMHYGTFPPLKGDPQVFAREGQARGVDVRVLQPGETTEV